The segment GTACCCTTGCTTTTGACGATCTGATCATTGGACTTGGCTGTGAGGATAAGTATCATGATATTCTTGGGGCGGAAGAGTACACATATAGTATCCAGACCATCAATAAATCCAGAAAAGCATATCAGGCGTTAAATGATTTGCCGGCCAACAAAGTTGTAGCAATCGTTGGAGGGGGATTAAGCGGCGTTGAAATTGCCAGTGAACTGCGCGAAAGCCGTCCCGATTTAACCATCAAACTATTCGACCGTGGAAAAATCATCCTTTCAAGCTTCCCGGAAAGACTTAGCAAATATGTACAGAATTGGTTTGAAACACACGGTGTGGAGGTAGTGAACGGTTCCAACATTACCCGTGTGGAAGAGAATACACTCTATAACCATGACGAACCGGTTCATTGTGATGTCATTGTCTGGACTGCTGGAATTCAGCCGAATAAAGTAGTGCGAGATCTTGAAGTAGAGAAAGATGGACAAGGACGTGTCGTACTGACAAAGCAACATAACATCCCTGGTCATGAAAACGTCTATGTGGTCGGGGACTGCGCAAGCCTCCCTCACGCTCCAAGCGCACAGCTGGCGGAAGGACAAGCAGAACAAATTGTCCAAGTATTAATGAAACGCTGGAACGGAGAAACGCCTCCTGAAGAGTTTCCTGCTATCAAGCTTAAAGGTGTACTTGGGTCTCTTGGAAAAAAACACGGCTTTGGACTCGTAAACGAACGTCCACTAACAGGACGAGTGGCAAGGCTATTGAAATCCGGTATCTTGTGGATGTATAAATATCATAATGGATAAAAAAGAATCCCCATAAGTCCAACGACTCTTGGGGATTCTTTTTACGATGCCACGTATCCGTGTTTTTCCATTTCAGAGTAGATTGTTTTTAACTTAGGGTTTCCTTCTCCCACAATCTCTCCTTCAATTACCACTACTGGATAAAACATATCCTCTTCCACGACTCTTGTGGCGAATTCTTTCTTCTCTCCGTCACATTCCTGCGTGTTGAAAATATCTATATAGGAGATGGTGAATTCCTGTTCTGGGAATTTTCTTGCCACTGCAGCCTCCAGCCATTCATATGTCTCTTTCGATGATGGCAGGTTGACACAGCTTGGACAAAGCACTTCTGCACCATACACACAAATTTCTACCGTTTTTTTCATAAGGCGACATCCCCCAACATTCACAGCATTTTCTCCATTTTACCGTAAAACGCTTACTTTTTCATGGAATTAATTTCGATTTCCTAAAAAGACCCAGTGCAGAGTCATAGATTTTTTTGGAGGTTTTCTTTATAATAGAATTATGTAAGGAAAGGAGCGATAACTTATGTCTAACCCGGAAATCAATGCGCAAGTTCAGGAAGTACTAGATAAATTACGTCCATTTCTTCTTCGTGACGGAGGGGACTGTGAATTAGTAGATGTGGAAGATGGCATTGTAAAGTTGCGTCTTTTAGGTGCATGCGGTTCTTGCCCAAGTTCCACCATCACATTAAAAGCTGGTATTGAGCGTGCATTACTTGAAGAAGTACCAGGCATCATCGAAGTAGAGCAAGTATTCTAATTAATGATAAAAAACCTGCAAGCACATATAAGTCTTGCAGGTTTTTTTCATTTGGCTGTTTTCTAAAAAATTGTTGTCCTTGGCTATAAAATTTGTCTGTTCCTTTTCGCTGCTGTCACCCGCTTTACTCGGGGCGATCCTTGAGCCTCATCACTTCGTTGCGTGGTCTCAAGTCTACCGCTACCTCCCGCAGGAGTCGTGTGACTTCCGCTCCAATCCACTCATTTGTAAAATCAGCCTTTCATTTATATGGAAGATACCCTACATAAATGATTCGAATGCACCTCGCTGCCCATTTTACTTACTTGCAGCAGTTCTACCTTATACTGTGGGAACTCGAAAGCAAGCGCACTTACTACGTTTCTCCCCTTTCCTTTTTCACAAAAGCAGATGACGGTAGGTCCTGCGCCGCTGATCGTGACACCGAACGCTCCTGACTTCCCTGCCCTCTCCTTCAGTTTTTGAAATTCTGGAAACAGCTTCTGACGATATGGCTCATGGAAGATATCACTTTCCATCATTTTCCCGACAAGATCCCATTTCTTCAACATAAATGCACCTAGCATAACATTTGCATGGCTGCTTCCCGCAACCGCTTCACCAAAAGCAAGCCTTTCCGGCAACAAACCTCGGGAGTCCTTTGTTTTCGCCTCGAAATCTGGAATGACCGCGACCATCTCCAAATCCTCTACAGGAAGCTTTACATACTCCCAATTATCATTCTGATAGGTAGAGACAACAAGGCCACCATATAGGGAGGCCGCAACATTATCGGCATGGCCTTCAAATTTGGCTGCAAGCTGCAGCTTTTCATCGGGACACAAATTTTTGTTACAAAGAACATTCATGATCTCAATGGCACCGACAATAGCTGCGGCACTACTACCAAGGCCCCTTGCCAAGGGGATATCACTCATGGTTAAAACGTGTACAGGGGGAGCTTCCCCCCCCCAGAGCTTTTGCAATTCCTGACAAACGGTCCAAAGGATGTTTTCTTCTTTTTTTATGGAGAGTGGCGGGACACTTGTAAACTTCCACTCGTCTGAATGGTTGACAAAAAGGGTGACATATTTATTGACGGCCATTCCGATTGAATCAAATCCAGGTCCTAAATTGGCAGAGCTTCCGGGGACTTTGATGACAAATCCGTCTCTGTATTCTTTCATACGGTTACCCCTGCGAATGATTTTACCAGTTGTGAATAGTCGTTCGGGATCTGCTGTACTTTTACATTGGCATAGTTAGTGGCAGTGACAGGGTCCTTCAACCCGTTTCCTGTCAGCACACAGACAATCTGTTTTCCCTTAGAAAGTTCCCCTGTCTTCAGTTGCTTTATGACTCCGGCAACAGATGCACTTGATGCTGGTTCTGCAAACACACCCTCCGTCTGTGCAAGGAGTTTATATGCGTACAACATTTCTTCATCGGTAACAAAATCAATCTTCCCATTGGACTCTTCTCCTGCCTGGACAGCGTATTCCCAGCTTGCTGGGTTTCCAATCCGGATGGCAGTCGCAATTGTTTCTGGATTCGGTATGACTCGGTTCTGCACGATTGCCGCAGCACCTTCTGCCTCGAATCCTCGCATTTCCGGTAAGCCTGATGCGCGAATGCGATGATATTCTTGAAATCCTCGCCAATAGGCTGTGATATTTCCAGCGTTCCCAACAGGTAGAGCTAGTACATCTGGCGCCTTCCCAAGTTGGTCGCACACTTCGAATGCAGCGGTCTTCTGCCCTTCGATCCGATAAGGATTCAAAGAGTTTACTAGTGTGATAGGAAGCTCTTCTGATAATCTGCGTACCATCTGCAGTGCCTCATCAAAATTTCCATCCAAGGAGTAGATTTCTGCTCCATACATCACAGCCTGTGCAAGCTTCCCTTGGGCGATTTTTCCGTCCGGGATGACCACGATACATTTCATTCCCGCTCTTGCCGCATAAGCAGCTGCTGAGGCGGAAGTGTTTCCCGTTGAGGCACAAACAACCGTTGTACTTCCTTCCTCCTTCGCTTTGGCTACAGCAAGTGCCATGCCTCTATCCTTAAAGGAGCCGGTCGGGTTCGCCCCTTCCACTTTCACATGGAGCTCCACACCAAGCTGATCAGAGAGTTTTTCAAGAAAAAGAAGGGGCGTGTTGCCTTCCTGAAGGGAGACGTTAGGTGTATGTTCATTTACTGGCAAATAGCTGCTATATTCCTTGACTAGACCTTTCCACATCATACAGCCACTTCTCCTTCCACCCGGTAACTGCTCTTGATTTCTTTCACATACTTCATATCGGCAAGCTCCTCTAGCAAATTCTCATACCGCTGAAGGGAGGCATGGTGTGTGACAACCACCACTTCCGCTAAAGCGTCTTCTTTTAATGGAAGTTGCAAGATTTTCTCGAAGCTAACCCCTTTCTGAGAAAAAAGATTCGTAATATGGGAGAGTACCCCGACTTCATCTTCTACATGAACGCGGAGGAAATGCTTTGCCTGGACCTCTTCCTTATCCTTTAATGTTTTCTGGAATTGAGGGGAGACCATGCTTTTTCCATTAACACCAAGGCGCATGTTCTTCATTACTCCTACTAAGTCGGATACAACGGCTGTTGCAGTCGGAAGGCTACCGGCACCTGGTCCATAGAACATCGTTTCCCCCACTGCTTCCCCGTATACATAGACTGCATTGTATTCGTTTTGAACACTCGCCAATGGATGTGCATGCGGTAGGAGTGTTGGCTGTACGCTGACCTCGACCTTTTCTTTTTCACGGTGGGCAATGCCGATTAGCTTCATCGTGTAGCCAAGCTTTTTGCTGTAGTTCAAATCTTCTTCTGATACGGCACTGATACCCTTCACCTGCACATCTTTGAGTTCAATATTCATAGAAAATCCTAGTGTGGAGAGGATGGCCATTTTCCTTGCGGCGTCAATTCCTTCCACATCTGCAGTTGGATCTGCTTCGGCAAATCCAAGTGCCTGTGCTTCCTTCAATACTTCCTCATAGGAAGAACCTTCGTTATTCATCTTTGTCAGGATGAAGTTTGTCGTTCCGTTCACAATCCCCATCATTTTGGTAATTCTATCTGATGCAAGGCCATCAACTAAACTTCTTAAGATCGGAATCCCGCCTGCGACACTCGCTTCATAAAATAAATCACAATTGTTCTCGGCTGCCGCTGCCAGTAATTCAGAGCCGTATACAGCCATCAGATCTTTATTGGCAGTGACCACATGTTTCTTATTATGAAGTGCCCTTAAAATGTGATGCCGCGTCTCTTCCACCCCACCCATCACTTCAATGACCACATCAATCTCCGGATCATCCAATACTTCCTCCGCATGTAACGTCAACAGTTCAGAATTTAAATCTACCAGCCGCTCCTTATGCAAATCCTTCACAAGCGCCTTCTTCACCCTAACCGGACATCCCACCTGATGCATCAACTTATCCTGATGACTCTCCACAATCTTCACAACCCCACAACCAACCGTACCTAATCCCAACAAACCAACCGAAATCACATTCACTACGCTTCACTCCCCTGAAGGGGGTCTGACCCTCACCGCTCTAATGCGTTAAAGGGGGTCTGACCCCTTTTTAAATTGTCTTTTCTACGTGTACATTTGTTTTTATATAATGGACATTATAATTTGGTTTTGTATGCTTGACAAGGGGTATTTTTAACGTTTTTTATGTGTAAGCGTTTACTGCGTTGGGGGAGTAAAGGAAAAATAATTGTTTGAATGAGAGAATGTTACGACGATAGTATTTTTACTTGAAACTTTTTCCAACTTACTTCGTACTAGTAGGAGGTATGGATGGTGAAAATACCGGTTAGCCCATCATGAAACATATGAACAAAAAAAGCCGGATTTTAGCCCTCACATGCAGGTGGACTAAAATTCGGCTTCTTTTTTATCTAACTTTCGTTTTTGGTTCTTCCCCATGAAGCACCGCCATAATATTATCACGGCATAACTTCATCATCGTCGTTCTCGTTTCCACACTTGCACTTCCGATATGTGGGATCGCTACAACCTGCGGGAATTTCAATAGTGGATGATCTGACCCGATCGGTTCTTGGTAGAATACATCAAGGCCAGCCCCAGCAATATCTTTTTGCCCCAGTGCTTCTATCAATGCCTCCTCATCAACAACCTGCCCCCTGCCGACATTGATAAAGAAAGCGGACTTTTTCATTCGATTGAAAGCATCCTGATCAAACAAGTGTCGAGTTGCTTCCGTTAGGGGAGTCAGACAAACAACGAAATCGGATTCTTCGAGTAACTTTTCAAAGGCACGATAAGATGCACCTACCTCCTGCTCCGCTTCCATATGGCGGTTTCTGTTATGATAAAGCACTTCCATCCCAAAGCCTCTTGCTCGCCTTGCCACTGCCTGACCTATTTTCCCCATGCCCACAATCCCGATTGTCTTATGATACACATCCGCCCCAGCAAGTAAGTACGGACTCCAGCTTTGCCATTGCCCAGCCTTTACAAATCCTTGAGCTTCTGTAATTCGTCTTGCCGTTGCCAGCAATAAAGCAAAGGTAAGATCAGCGGTTGTTTCTGTCAGTACATCCGGCGTATTACAAACCTTGATCCCCTTCTCAGAGGCAGCATCCACATCAATGTTGTCATAGCCGACTGCAAGGTTCGCCACCACTTTAAGATTAGGCGATTGATCTAATAACTCTCTATCCACTTTGTCGGAAAGCATTGTCAGCAATGCGTCCGCTTTATGTGCCTCTTGCATCAAAACTTCAGGAGGGACTGCCTCGCTTTCACTATTCCACATCTTCACATCTGCCATTTCCCTTAATGGGACCAATATCTCATCTGATAGCTTTCTCGTAATGAATACATAAGGCCTTGTCATCTTCTTCTCTCCCTGCTTCATGTTGTCTGGAATGATTGCTATTTCAATTATTGTCATTTTATCACTCATGGCTTTTCCGATACATACCTATATAGGGAAAATGCTTAATTTTTCACCCAGTCCAGTATTGGGATGCCATAAGTCTTGGCAGGCACACCAGCCAGATCATAAAAATTCCCAAGGAACTGTTCATAATAGCTGGATGATTGCAAAACACCTCTCATCCTATCTTCATGCCATTTTTTGTCCGTCACAGGACCACTCGTATAATAATCCTCCACACATTCTAAATAGTGGACCGGGAATACGAGGCGTGCATATAAAAGTCTCCAGGAAAAACTGGAAAGTGGGGAGACTCTTTCATAGTCTTGCAAGAAGGTCTGTATTTTCGCCGGGTTCATATCTATTCCTTTTCTACACTCGGTCCGTATCCATTCAGACAGGTCTCTGCTGGCATGATCGAATATCCAGTCTGTCGGAAGCTTCATCCACTGGTTCTGTTGCCAAGTAAGATCTGTGAATCGATGGTGACATAAGGTTGCCGCATCATTAATCATCGGGCTATCATCTAGCTCCGTGTCAACCAAATACTGTATGGCATTTTCGGTTAAACCTAAATAGTAAGGAAAAGATTCTACAAATTGGGTATCAAACACATCTACCGGATTGCTTCTTACTTTTTCCCTGAAAAAGCTTTCCATTTGATCGATTCTTTTCACCCATAAATCTTTCCACTGTCCAACCCGGTTAATGGCTGTCACTTTTGACGGGAAGCCTCTTGCATGGTAATGGAAGGTTGCCAATTCTTTTCCGACATAAAGTTGGAGAGTGTTATTGTTGTAGGGCATTCTGAAAAGGGCAATCTTCTTTCCATCTATGTCCGTAATATACGAATCACTTTTATTTTTCACAAATGAACTAACATATATATCTTGGTGCGTGCGTATCATATAGTCACTTATCTTTTGAAGTTCATCAACTTCCTCCTCCTCCAAGTGACCAACAGGTACCATGATGTAGAGCACCCGATTAGCCCAGAAAGCATCAAACTGCCGCACCCTTTGTTTCCTTTCCACCCTTAAATCATAATGTTCATAGATAGTCTGCTTCAACTAAGTTCCCTCCTTTATCCCTAGTACCAACTATATGAAGTAAATGGAGAAAACTTGTTAGAAATAAACTTTAGACAAACACCTATATCAACAAAAATCACACCAACAGCTATTATTTCTTGCCGATAAGGGAATAAAGGGTAAAGAGAGAAAAAAGAGGGGTCTGACCCTCACTGCTCTAATGCGTTAAAGAGGGGTCTGACCCCCTCGACTATAATATAGAAGATGGGTGAGCCGGATGAAGAATTTTGAGAGTATGGATGAAGTAGAGAGAAAGGCTAGGGCTTTGTTGGAGGAACGCGGGGTGACGATGGATGATATTGCCGAGTTGGTGTACTTCTTGCAGTCGAAGTACCATCCTGCGCTTGAGCGTTCTGAGTGTCTGGAAAATGTCGATCGCGTTCTTTCCAAACGCGAGGTTCAAAATACCATTCTTACAGCAATTGAGTTAGACATTTTAGCCGAGCAAGGAAAGATACAGGAGCCGCTTCTGCGGATATTGCGTGATGATGAAGGGTTGTATGGAGTCGATGAAGTTTTGGCATTATCCATTGTTAACGTTTATGGCTCCATCGGCTTCACCAATTACGGGTATATTGACAAACTAAAGCCTGGAATTCTAGAAAGCCTCAATGACAAAAGCTCTGGTAAAGTACACACATTCCTTGATGATATCGTCGGAGCGATTGCCGCTGCAGCATCAAGCCGCTTGGCGCATAGAGCTGCAAATACTGAGTAACAAATAAAAACCAGACTGGAGCTATAACTTAAATAGCGAAAAGTCTGGTTTTTTATTATGGCTCTTTTCTCAAAGATTGTTGCTATTCACTAGTAAAAAGTCGGCAATTGGACTTTTTACAGCTGGATACTCTCGATATGCATGAAATATAATTAGTGTTCCAGCGAAAAGAGCACGACAGTAAGTAATATTACGGATGGTTTAAAAATACGTAATAGCAACAAAGTTTATCAAAACAGCCTTTATTATAAGGTCAAAAGTTAGCTTATATTTTCTCTATCCATTCAGAAAGAGACTGCGCCGTATACGTTGGCTGCTCTACATACGTTCCCAGATGTGCCATGGTTGTCACACCAGTATGCACAAGTAACGTGTCCATTCCAGCATTCATCCCTGCCTTAATATCCGTTTGATAGTTATCCCCCACCATCAACACCTCTTCACGTGCAACGCCTAACACCTTCAAAGCCTGCTCCATAATAACTTTTTCAGGCTTCCCAATGAAGGTTGGCTGCGTTTCTGTTGAAACCGTCAGGACGGAAGTCAACGAACCATTACCTGGCAAAAGCCCACGTTCAGTCGGGATGGCAATATCGCCGTTTGTGGAAATAAATCGTGCACCATTGCGAATATTAATGGCACCAAGCGCAAGCTTTTCGTAGTTGATGGAGCGGTCAATTCCGCTTACGACAACATCTGCCCCTTCTTCCACCAATTCAAAACCCTTCTCCATCAAAGCAGTTTTGATTCCTTCCTCACCGATCACATAGATTTTTGCTTCAGGCTTATACTCATAAATATAGTTAGCGGTAGCATTGCTTGTCGTAAACACTTGCTCGTCCAAAGTCGGGATGCCGAAATCCCTTAATTTTTGTGCAACCTGCTGTGGCGTTCTAGAGGAATTATTGGTTACAAAAAGGTATGGTATCTTTTTATCGTATAATGCCTTTACAAAATGGCTTGCCTCTTCAATCTTATCTTTTCCTCTGTACATTGTCCCGTCTAGGTCAATCAGATATCCTTGGTACTTTTTCATCTATTTTCACACTCCACTACTGTATGGTCATTGCATTAGTTTAAGTATTTTTCAACCTGTTCATGTTAGCACAATTTGCTAATCCTTTAAAAGGAAAAACTCTGTTTTCCACCGCAGGTAATTTCCGCACCAGACTTCGCTTTCCGCTGGGCGCCGCTAGAGTCTAGCCTTTTCACTCCAACCTCCAGCTTATGTTACTAACTTAATCCTTTAATATAAAGTAAAGTAAAAGAACGCCCTCTTAATGAAGAAAGCGTTCCCATTTCAATTCCTAAATGCGGACACAGGTCCAAGCTCATTTTCTAAATAGCTACGGACAGCATCACAAAATTTCACTACCGGATCTTTCACATCTTCCAGACTCTGCTCCACCTCGGAGTGGTCAATTAAAAGATAATCCTGCACAAGCGTTTTTCGCATTCGTACTAGCACTTTAAGTTGTTGCGCCAGGCCGACTGTCACCACTTTCTCATCTTCGAGAATATCAATGATGTCCTCATAGCTGCCAGGGTCACGCATAATAAAGCCGTCAATCATCGCATTTCCCACATCCAGTATGCCTTCGATAACCGCTACCGCAATTCGTTCAAGGGCCATCTTTTCAATGGAGGTGCTCCATGATGGATGCATGTCAAAAACCTTGATATTTTCTTCAATATAAAGCAAGGTCTGTCCGATTTTCTCCCTATCCACAAAGTACATATCCCTATCTCCTTTGTTTATCATCTTGGTTGTTGTTTTAAGCTGTGTAATATCTTTATTTTATCACAAATAATCAGCCCATATATGACAGGGGCGGAAAATATCTGCTAACAAGAAACCGCTTGTATTTGTTATACTAAGAAAAGATGCACGGAGGAGGTTTTCCATAATGGGAGAAAAATTCTTTTTATACGATGATACAGTAGATACAAAAACTCGCTTTGTCAGCTTTATGGGGGAAAGTAATCGTTTTGATTTGGCCATTGTCAAGTCCGACCGATACTACGGAAAAAGCCTTGTTCTAGA is part of the Sutcliffiella sp. FSL R7-0096 genome and harbors:
- a CDS encoding NAD(P)/FAD-dependent oxidoreductase, producing the protein MKKLVVLGAGYGGMRILHRLLPNQLPSDTEIVLVDRAPYHSLKTEFYALAAGTISDHHVRVSFPEHERLSVKYGEVTKVDLEEKVVHFEDQSTLAFDDLIIGLGCEDKYHDILGAEEYTYSIQTINKSRKAYQALNDLPANKVVAIVGGGLSGVEIASELRESRPDLTIKLFDRGKIILSSFPERLSKYVQNWFETHGVEVVNGSNITRVEENTLYNHDEPVHCDVIVWTAGIQPNKVVRDLEVEKDGQGRVVLTKQHNIPGHENVYVVGDCASLPHAPSAQLAEGQAEQIVQVLMKRWNGETPPEEFPAIKLKGVLGSLGKKHGFGLVNERPLTGRVARLLKSGILWMYKYHNG
- a CDS encoding YuzD family protein gives rise to the protein MKKTVEICVYGAEVLCPSCVNLPSSKETYEWLEAAVARKFPEQEFTISYIDIFNTQECDGEKKEFATRVVEEDMFYPVVVIEGEIVGEGNPKLKTIYSEMEKHGYVAS
- a CDS encoding NifU family protein encodes the protein MSNPEINAQVQEVLDKLRPFLLRDGGDCELVDVEDGIVKLRLLGACGSCPSSTITLKAGIERALLEEVPGIIEVEQVF
- the thrB gene encoding homoserine kinase, with amino-acid sequence MKEYRDGFVIKVPGSSANLGPGFDSIGMAVNKYVTLFVNHSDEWKFTSVPPLSIKKEENILWTVCQELQKLWGGEAPPVHVLTMSDIPLARGLGSSAAAIVGAIEIMNVLCNKNLCPDEKLQLAAKFEGHADNVAASLYGGLVVSTYQNDNWEYVKLPVEDLEMVAVIPDFEAKTKDSRGLLPERLAFGEAVAGSSHANVMLGAFMLKKWDLVGKMMESDIFHEPYRQKLFPEFQKLKERAGKSGAFGVTISGAGPTVICFCEKGKGRNVVSALAFEFPQYKVELLQVSKMGSEVHSNHLCRVSSI
- the thrC gene encoding threonine synthase is translated as MWKGLVKEYSSYLPVNEHTPNVSLQEGNTPLLFLEKLSDQLGVELHVKVEGANPTGSFKDRGMALAVAKAKEEGSTTVVCASTGNTSASAAAYAARAGMKCIVVIPDGKIAQGKLAQAVMYGAEIYSLDGNFDEALQMVRRLSEELPITLVNSLNPYRIEGQKTAAFEVCDQLGKAPDVLALPVGNAGNITAYWRGFQEYHRIRASGLPEMRGFEAEGAAAIVQNRVIPNPETIATAIRIGNPASWEYAVQAGEESNGKIDFVTDEEMLYAYKLLAQTEGVFAEPASSASVAGVIKQLKTGELSKGKQIVCVLTGNGLKDPVTATNYANVKVQQIPNDYSQLVKSFAGVTV
- a CDS encoding homoserine dehydrogenase, producing the protein MNVISVGLLGLGTVGCGVVKIVESHQDKLMHQVGCPVRVKKALVKDLHKERLVDLNSELLTLHAEEVLDDPEIDVVIEVMGGVEETRHHILRALHNKKHVVTANKDLMAVYGSELLAAAAENNCDLFYEASVAGGIPILRSLVDGLASDRITKMMGIVNGTTNFILTKMNNEGSSYEEVLKEAQALGFAEADPTADVEGIDAARKMAILSTLGFSMNIELKDVQVKGISAVSEEDLNYSKKLGYTMKLIGIAHREKEKVEVSVQPTLLPHAHPLASVQNEYNAVYVYGEAVGETMFYGPGAGSLPTATAVVSDLVGVMKNMRLGVNGKSMVSPQFQKTLKDKEEVQAKHFLRVHVEDEVGVLSHITNLFSQKGVSFEKILQLPLKEDALAEVVVVTHHASLQRYENLLEELADMKYVKEIKSSYRVEGEVAV
- a CDS encoding D-glycerate dehydrogenase — translated: MTRPYVFITRKLSDEILVPLREMADVKMWNSESEAVPPEVLMQEAHKADALLTMLSDKVDRELLDQSPNLKVVANLAVGYDNIDVDAASEKGIKVCNTPDVLTETTADLTFALLLATARRITEAQGFVKAGQWQSWSPYLLAGADVYHKTIGIVGMGKIGQAVARRARGFGMEVLYHNRNRHMEAEQEVGASYRAFEKLLEESDFVVCLTPLTEATRHLFDQDAFNRMKKSAFFINVGRGQVVDEEALIEALGQKDIAGAGLDVFYQEPIGSDHPLLKFPQVVAIPHIGSASVETRTTMMKLCRDNIMAVLHGEEPKTKVR
- the yutH gene encoding spore coat putative kinase YutH, with protein sequence MKQTIYEHYDLRVERKQRVRQFDAFWANRVLYIMVPVGHLEEEEVDELQKISDYMIRTHQDIYVSSFVKNKSDSYITDIDGKKIALFRMPYNNNTLQLYVGKELATFHYHARGFPSKVTAINRVGQWKDLWVKRIDQMESFFREKVRSNPVDVFDTQFVESFPYYLGLTENAIQYLVDTELDDSPMINDAATLCHHRFTDLTWQQNQWMKLPTDWIFDHASRDLSEWIRTECRKGIDMNPAKIQTFLQDYERVSPLSSFSWRLLYARLVFPVHYLECVEDYYTSGPVTDKKWHEDRMRGVLQSSSYYEQFLGNFYDLAGVPAKTYGIPILDWVKN
- a CDS encoding phosphatidylglycerophosphatase A, which produces MKNFESMDEVERKARALLEERGVTMDDIAELVYFLQSKYHPALERSECLENVDRVLSKREVQNTILTAIELDILAEQGKIQEPLLRILRDDEGLYGVDEVLALSIVNVYGSIGFTNYGYIDKLKPGILESLNDKSSGKVHTFLDDIVGAIAAAASSRLAHRAANTE
- a CDS encoding TIGR01457 family HAD-type hydrolase codes for the protein MKKYQGYLIDLDGTMYRGKDKIEEASHFVKALYDKKIPYLFVTNNSSRTPQQVAQKLRDFGIPTLDEQVFTTSNATANYIYEYKPEAKIYVIGEEGIKTALMEKGFELVEEGADVVVSGIDRSINYEKLALGAINIRNGARFISTNGDIAIPTERGLLPGNGSLTSVLTVSTETQPTFIGKPEKVIMEQALKVLGVAREEVLMVGDNYQTDIKAGMNAGMDTLLVHTGVTTMAHLGTYVEQPTYTAQSLSEWIEKI
- a CDS encoding DUF86 domain-containing protein, with the translated sequence MYFVDREKIGQTLLYIEENIKVFDMHPSWSTSIEKMALERIAVAVIEGILDVGNAMIDGFIMRDPGSYEDIIDILEDEKVVTVGLAQQLKVLVRMRKTLVQDYLLIDHSEVEQSLEDVKDPVVKFCDAVRSYLENELGPVSAFRN
- a CDS encoding DUF3055 domain-containing protein; the protein is MGEKFFLYDDTVDTKTRFVSFMGESNRFDLAIVKSDRYYGKSLVLDIQGNRFAIIGSDDLDEPGYLEHAYQLSEEDAAELRSFLYEVV